Within the Anguilla rostrata isolate EN2019 chromosome 6, ASM1855537v3, whole genome shotgun sequence genome, the region gagagggccaGCTCACCTTACAGCACGCAAGGATGAGTACAGTCCCCAGTGATGTAAATGCTGACAGACTCACAAAAAGAGAAGCACAATGTTGCCCATTATCTAGAGAGGTCACTATGTCATTTAACGCAAGAGTTGTAGCAGAAATTGTACTATGATTAGCTCTGAATCCTGGCTGGTGATTGCTCAGAATGGAGTACCTAGCGAGAAAGGCTTTAAGCTGCTTGTTCACAAGGGATTCTAGAACTTTAGCCAAGCAGTACAGTTTAGAAATAGAGCAATAATTATTAAGGTCACTAGGATCACCACCCTTATGGAGTGATTCgtttagattagattatattagattagattagattagattagattacagtGGTAGCACATGCGCAGCTTTCCATACTTTAGGGATGACATCTGAGAGAATTGTGAGATTAAAAATATGAGTCAGGGGCTCTGCAATCAGAGGAGGAGAAAGCCTAATAAAAATGGGTCAACATTATTTCTGGATTCTCTCTACAGGaatatttttgttcaataaTTGTGCGTGAGTGCTATTTTGCGAAAAGACGGGGGtccaggggggggggcatgtgaaAATCACCCCTAAAATAACCTCTAAAAGTTGATAAGCTAATTGTTCCGCTATTAAATCTTCAATCttaatttcattacaaaatTCCAAGATGACTGACGTACATAATTACAAAATTGACTATACGTGCATAATAATGAGTTAAACTGTAGATTcaagaaatgcaaatgtttcatTAGGTATTCAGAAGACATTGTAAAGATACTAAGATCTTaatctaaatatataaaaataaaaaatctctaaAATTgggacacaaaaaaataacaaaaaactcAAGAACACAAAATTTATTTGCTAATGGCCTATAAAACTACATTTGAATGGCATGTCTTCCTGTTGCTTCAGGTGGTGATCGAATGGTCTCCCATTCTCAATGGGTGcgtcccattacttttcactGCTCacttcctttcctccactcccccactaccacttgTCTCTTAcccagaagtatgtggaggaaaggaggggaggaggtgagtggaggaaaggagagaacaaGGAGGCTTGAAGAAAATGGGGACAGCTTATCTGGTTCTCCGTCATCAAAGTCGATGTCATCTATGATTAAATAGACCTATCGTAAGCGTTATGTTTTGCTAAACCCACAAACAGTCCCATACCCAATCAATAGGTTTCAAGTACAAGTTGTTGCATGTACAGTAGCCTGTACAAACATGAACCTGGCATTGCGGTTAGCGTTGAGACACTGGTTCATATGTAATCAGCAACATTAGatctcagcacacacaaacataaccGTTTACTGTAATTCCAGAATCCTGATTTCTGCCCAATGTCTGAACATGCAGAGCTCTAATTGACCTCATAGTTATACAGTGACAGCCTACATTCTATTgccatttcattgcatttaattCAGAAACATGTCTGCAGGTTAGTGAAACTAATCTGTCGCTTCATATTATCTGAGTTATTGTTTCCTAATATTCAGTATtcgcatttaaaaacaattatttcccatgGTAACATCTGTAATCAAATTATTTGTTGGCAATAAATACATCCTTTGGAAAGGATTCATTCACACATACTATTTGCATACTGATATAGTGGCATCTGGGGTAGTTATTTATATTTAGTCATGTTCAAAAGCAACATGcatacaagcaaataaaaaacctgCTGCTCTATTTTAAATGGCTGAATTTGACTATTGGATTAGAGCCACAAAACTAACTGACATTTTGTTATCCATTGTAGACAATCTAATCTAGGATGCTGTCTGTAATAATAGCCTACTGAACCACATGCAAATTTGCCGTATTGGGAAAGTCAGGTTTTCTGCCATTTCCGCTTTCTAAAGTTTGGATTGTGTCAGATACTGTGGAATGGTCTTTCAAACTTTGTAGGCGTGagcatgatgatgtcacatgtcaaatgtaaaaagaCTTGCATGGTAGGGTACATCCATGTATCCTTTGCCAGGAGGAGACAAGGACCTGAGTTTGAAGCTGCTTCGCTTGTCTCCTCATATTTTGGGACATTAGAGGGAGGGAGATTGGTTTCCGGGGCTTGAAGGAGacgaggtggtagtggaggaaagacGGATACATTTTTCGAGTATTGGGACACGTAATCTGTAAaggatgaaaaaacaaaagccctGACCAGTAAAGtgttattagctagctaacatagttagcttgctagttaaaATTAGATGCTAGTCAATATTAGACGTTAGCTAGTGTCAAATACATTCTTTCGCTAACCTcttcaaacaataaataacaaaaataactacATCTTCTTGCCCTACTACCTTCAATTAAAAaactacaattaaaaaaatctacaattgaaaaaatatatacatttgcaCAGCTATCTTATAGCaagcttctctctctgttacatTTGAATGTATTCTTATTGAGGCTTGGGGAGGATGAGAGGCCACTGTCCTCCCTGCTACATTGCACTAGAAGCCGAAGTTGAGATTTTAACATTGGCAATAGGGATGTTGTGTACCCTAGATGCTTAGAAATGGATATGAAACGGATATGATTTGTTGACATTGCTATTTTTTCCAATTGGTCTGTGACGCTGTGAGCTTTCATTCATCTGTGAGGCTGGGAATTTTTTGCAGTCTGTGAGTTTTCTTTAGTCTACAAGCTTTTTTTGGTCTACAAGCCTTCTTTGATCGATGAGCTTTCTTTGGTCTGTGCGTTTTCATTGGACTGTAAGCTTTGGTCTGTGAGCTGTCTATCTTTCCTTCATCTCCTTCTCACCAGGAGCTGAGGGGGAACATCAGAGTTCACTGTCGGGTGCGTCCAGTTCTGCCCTTTGACAGTGCACCAGGACAGTCAGCCTCAGGGACTGGGTAAATACAGCAGATATCTGGCTTTCTGCACTCAGTAGATTTAACAGATGTGGGAAAGAGTACATTTCACATCTATTTTACATTGTACATTTATACCAGTAATTTTCAGTTAAATATGACTTTTGGTTACCATGATAACATGCTTTATTTTCTAATTTCATATCTGAATAAATGGTCCTTTCTATATTTGTTGAATGGTTAGAGAAGCTGTACTCACTCCTGTTGTTCTACCTAGTTCCACATTATCAGAGGAGGTTGTACACGCAGTCAATGATGtaagtatgtactgtattacaATGGCACTGATTGAATACTTGTCTTTCATGTTTCCTGTGTTGATCACTGTGTGATTCTTATTACAATTCAGAACATTTCATTAGCTGTATGAAGAAATCTACTGCTATCCCAACATGCTTTTTAAAGAACCAGTTCTTATTAAATGCTTGTTTAATGTTGAATATAGGAGCAGCGTGATGAATTCATCTTTGCTTGGTTTTTGACTATTTCAGGACTCTGTTCTTGTGAACTGTTCCAAATCTGGGGCCTCAGCGATGAGCAAAATGTTCGAGTTTGAGAGGTACATTGATAGTGCTAATATTGATCCTTGGTTACAGGGACTACCGaaatatttatactttttttttttacgaaaggAAAGCAGTTGTATCCCTATTAATGTCAGTAACACTGTGTGACAATATAGTAGTATTTGGATCCAGCTCCATTGTAAAGTGGGAGGAACTTGTGTGTCACCATGGGGTATTTGATTTGCAGGGTACATGGTCCGGAGGACTCCCAAGAAAATGTTTCTGATGAAGTGAAGCCGCTGCTGACCTCTCTGCTGGATGGGTACGTCAAGAAAACCACCATCAGCTCTCAGCTTGCTAATGTTATTAACATAGAGTTTATACATGCAGTCACGTCATATAAATGACTGTATTTTTGATTGTAGCAATAAGGTGCATTACacaagagaggggagggtggaaCCTATGGAGTATGTCAAGGAGATGTAACAGGATCAACAAGTtctagtcctggagagccacagtgccAGATGgtttttgtaatatttcacaGCTTAAGGCTTAATTTCCGTCATTGATTGGCTACAGTGCAGTTGTACACACCTGGTTTCCTGGGTCAAATTTGctactgattgaaaggaaaccacaaaaacctacagacactctgaccctccaggaccagagtttgAGATCCCCGAACTAGGCAGGAGGTGGGAATCCACACTCAAATCGAGGACAGACAGGACAGCTGGCAATAAACAGGTCTCCAGTGGTCTGTCCTTACTTATTTTGTTTGCACAGGTACAATGTGTGTATTATGGCATATGGTCAGACGGGCAGTGGGAAGACACACACGATGATCGGATCTCAGACTGAGGACCTCATGGGACCTGAGGGAACCCCACTACAGGGTATCATCCCCAAATCAGCTGCAGAGCTCTTCAGGTATATGCTGACTGCATGCTCAGCTCCTTTCTCAGTTAATAAAGCTGACCGCATGCTCTGTACCTCTCTCAGCTGATACACCAGACTGCATGCTCTGCCTCACTTAACTGATACACCAGACTGCATGCTGTGCCTCTCTCAGCTGATACACCAGACTGCATGCTGTGCCTCTCTCAGTTGATACACCAGACTGCATGCTGTGCCTCTCTCAGCTGATACACCAGACTGCATGCTGTGCCTCTCTCAGCTGATACACCAGACTGCATGCTGTGCCTCTCTCAGTTGATACACCAGACTGCATGCTGTGCCTCTCTCAGCTGATACACCAGACTGCATGCTGTGCCTCTCTCAGCTGATACACCAGACTGCATGCTGTGCCTCTCTCAGCTGATACACCAGACTGCATGCTGTGCCTCTCTCAGCTGATACACCAGACTGTATGCTGTGCCTCTCTCAGCTGATACACCAGACTGCATGCTGTGCCTCTCTCAGCTAATACACCAGACTGCatgctgtgtctctctcagctGATACACCAGACTGCatgctgtgtctctctcagctGATACATCAGACTGCatgctgtgtctctctcagctGATACATCAGACTGCATGCTGTGCCTCTCTCAGCTGATATACCAGACTGCATGCTGTGCCTCTCTCAGCTGATACATCAGACTGTATGCTGTGTCTCTCTTAGCTGATACACCAGACTGCATGCTGTGTCTCTCATGGCTGATACATCAGACTGCGCGCTGTGCTTCTCTCAACTGATACACCAGACCACACACCGTAGACTGTAGGAAGACATTGCTTACCTCTGGCCGATCCCGCACTAACTGTAGACAGACGGACATGCTCACTGTGCTCTGTGCCTTGACCTGTGTCCGGCAGGTTGATCTCAGAGAAGCCGGCTGAGAACCACACAGTGGAGGTGTCGGTGGTGGAGGTGTACAACAACGAGGTGTTCGACCTCCTGTCCAAAGACGGCGATGGCGGGGCCGCGGGGGTAAAGAGGGACGTGATCACCACCAGCACGGGCACCAGTGAGGTGCCTGCTCTCACCTACGAGTGAGTTCCCAACCCAGCCTGCTCTCCCATACTGGGTTTGGTTAGGTTgattgctctgtgtgtgagtgtgtgcgtgtgtgcgcgcgcgcgtgcatgctAGGTTGGTAcaaatgtgactgtgtgtgtgtgtgtgtgtgtgtgtgcgtgagtattgGTGTGGATGCAACTCTACTGTATATATCATGTACCTGTGTATGTGACTGCTGTATGAATTAAGCATATGTGGATGTGACTGCTGTATTGCTGTATGTGTTAAGCACATGTGGATGTGCCTGCTGTATGTGTTAAGCACATGTGGATGTGACTGCTGTATGTGTTAAGCACATGTGGATGTGACTGTCGTATGTGTTAGGTTGGTGTGCAGCTCAGCGGATGTGATGCAGGTGCTCAGCGCCGTGCTCAGGCTCAGAGCCCGCAGCCCTACCCTGGTCCACAGAGACTCCTCCCGCTCCCACCTCATCGTCACGCTCACCGTCACCTCCAAGAGCCCCAACGCCCTGGCGCTGGGTGAGACTGGCCTCCTTCTTTCAGCCATTACATGGGAGTGCATCACACCACCATGCGTTTCCTAAacctgtgtgtatgctgtgcacATCACACTGCACTGGAGCACCTTCTAAATGCCAATATGTAAATTTACATATaattacataatgtaataagaCAATATTCTGATGAAAATGAAGATTTGGCTCTTTCGTGTGTAAGATATACCAGCACAAGTCTCCACAATGCtcatgttttatgtgtttatgaacTAGATTTGACACCTGTTTGGGAAGTTACCTTCCTGGATTGAATAACTGCTACACTTTTTTATTAGACTGACAAATAGACTGTTTAATGAACTCgcttgctagctagctcacTTAAAACCTGTGTTTCGCTGGAGTGTTCATGTAAGTACATTATTAGGAATGTTTGGTGCTGATGCAAGTCCGGTAAGTTCCCCTGACGGTCTACAGTGTCATTACAGCATGTCGACACCATTCACTGACTTGCAAGTTTCCATCTTGTCTTTTGCTCCACCATCTTTGGTGGCGTGCAGCTCGTAGGCTGCAGAGTGCCCGGAAGGACGTCCAGCGTTCGCACCAGAAGGAGTGGTGGAGCCCCCGCTGCCGTAGGGCCGCCTCTGGCCGCCGCAGGCTGGACGAGCAGTCggcaagccccgcctcctccccctgccactCCCCCTGCCACTCGCCGTACCCCTCCCCCAGGCCGAGCATCGCCCAGGCCCCCATCAGGACCAAGCTGCAACTGGTGGACCTGGCCGGCAGCGAATGCGTGGGTGAGTTTGGTGTTGAAGCCGaattaaaacaagtgaaattgtAGGTTTACTTCTGTCTCCTGTGATATTCACACGAAATTATTCACAAGTGAGCAGTAAGTGCATTTCTGATCTAACAGTACAATGCACAATACACAAAGAATGGCTGTAAGGCtgagatctcaaactccagtcccggaATGCCACAGTTTCTACAGGTTTctgtgatttcattttaatcaatagTGAAGTCAGGCCTTGGAAtgcaggtgtgtggactctttagtcAGTCAGTGACTTACATTAAGCCATTAAGTGCTGAAATGCACTAAAACTGCCAGCCACTCCAGCCCTGTGGGATTTGAGTTTGAAATCCCTGCTATAATGTGTAGGACCGCAGCGCATCTATAAGCAGGCTGTTCTGCTGTTTGTCACCGTTACTGAGCGTCTATCAGCAGGTTGTTGTGctatatttgtttattacattacatttgggtgtttgtgtgtgattttgagttcatgtaaaatgtagtttttgcaGCATGTTTGTAGCATGGTGACGTGGGGGTTCGTGTTGCAGGTATGTCGGGGGTGACTGGAGCTGCCCTGTGGGAGACGTCCTGCATCAATCGCAGCCTCTCGGCCCTGTCGGACGTTTTGGGCGCGCTGGCCGAGCAGCGTCCTCACGTGCCCTACAGGAACAGCAAGCTGACGCACCTGCTGCAGGACTCTATCGGTAAAGCTCACCGCAGGCCCCTGCCATGAGCATTCTCCAAGAGAGGGTGCGGAGAACGAAGAGTACATgcatccacaattttaaatgacgGTGATGAAATAGCCTAATTACTCTCCTAAATagcctaattgaggagaactaGCTATATCTGGTATTTAGTAGTAGTTCCCAAcctcagtcctggggacccGCTGTGTAATTGGCTACATTTATTGACAAGCTCTTGAGTGACAGCTGAACACTGTTCATTGGTTTACACAGCTGGTCAGCTGTAGCATTATTGGCTGAAGcctgcaggaccagggttgccCGTCCTGGGTTACAGGAGCACCACTGTTCCCTcacctctcctttttttcctctcgcCACCATGCTCCAGGAGGAGATGCCAAGctgctggtgatgctgtgcGTCTCCCCCACGCAGAGGTTCCTGGCGGAGTCGCTGCAGTCCCTGGGCTTCGGGACCCGGGCCCGGCAGGTGCAGAGAGAGCCTGCGCGAAGGAAGAACGCAGCCCTCAAGATTAAACGAGTTTAAGTCCCAGTGGCCATTGCGCTGTGTGCATCCATGATGTATACTACGACCTTgtagatgtttctttttttccctcccctctgAAACCACAAATAGCAGACAATAAACCATGCAGTTTAAAAGACATATGAAACCAAATGCAACAGACCCTTAGGCTACGTTCACACTGTGAAGAAGTAGAAGTAGGCCAAATCAGATTTTTTCCCTGTGTGACACAGATCTGTTTTTTCAGAACAGCTACTGTCAACGGTCCATGTTAAAGGTGCGCAGTGCTATTATAGTCTGCACAGTTAGGTGAACAGGTGTCTCGTGCCTTAGCTGTTTCATATAATGTATTTTAGCATGGCTGAAACACTGTAttgaccaatcagcatccaggaccGGAACTATCtgttttataattattaaatggactcatttaataattaaatgagTCCTCAACATCAACTTTAAAATTTACTCAGGAGCCATAAATTTGTTGACTTTCGTTTTGTTGCTTATTTCTGCAACATTTTTCGGCTAATGTGTGGGCAGGTCAGGTGTGACATCTTTTGTTATTGTCAGTTTGCGCATACGGGTCATTTCAGGGGAGCAATCAGTTCTCACTTGTATTGGATAGgtcacagtaaaaaaattaatgtgaacagctgaaaatatataaaaatcgGATCTCGCAATAACTCGGCATGGAACACTAAGGCCTGCAGTGTGATCATAGCCTTAGATTTGCTGACAACATTACTGGGAGGACTAACCATTTTATATATGGCTGTCATCAGCTATTACtgcaaaaaactgaaatgaatgctaattcagtgccctccataatgtgtGGGACAACACTTTTTctcgatttggctctgtactccacaattttagatttgtaatcaaataattcaaatttgcttaaagtgcagattctcagcaaATACCTATGAAACCAAATGACTGACTAGTCTGGTCAGATTAAAAATATCCAAATGCAGTACATATGAGCTTGGCTCAGGTGTCCGTTATTTAAAATACCTGTATTTTCTTCCATTTAACTATGGCTGAATTTATATTGCCCCTCAGGAGTAGTATGTGGGTTATTGGCAGCAGCTTTGAGTAATTGAGATTTGCACCAACCTTTGCTTATGAACAGTACATTAGGAGAAAAATTTTATGGACTTACAGTTTTTCATTTAAGAATTGGCATTA harbors:
- the kif25 gene encoding kinesin-like protein KIF25 isoform X1 is translated as MPLFINRDQIFAHQVHLLEHKLRSKEERILELETENALLHLRLAECLGKLRRDNEDILQAQKHHQHQKHVQESTQTALAKLLSEVQVLKQDLRDVSAVYVSCATELEEHSRELQMRVGTASCAPQGDAGEIQALQAQVDALQHSLQEEKERCKAERLRRKLLHNALVELRGNIRVHCRVRPVLPFDSAPGQSASGTGEAVLTPVVLPSSTLSEEVVHAVNDDSVLVNCSKSGASAMSKMFEFERVHGPEDSQENVSDEVKPLLTSLLDGYNVCIMAYGQTGSGKTHTMIGSQTEDLMGPEGTPLQGIIPKSAAELFRLISEKPAENHTVEVSVVEVYNNEVFDLLSKDGDGGAAGVKRDVITTSTGTSEVPALTYELVCSSADVMQVLSAVLRLRARSPTLVHRDSSRSHLIVTLTVTSKSPNALALARRLQSARKDVQRSHQKEWWSPRCRRAASGRRRLDEQSASPASSPCHSPCHSPYPSPRPSIAQAPIRTKLQLVDLAGSECVGMSGVTGAALWETSCINRSLSALSDVLGALAEQRPHVPYRNSKLTHLLQDSIGGDAKLLVMLCVSPTQRFLAESLQSLGFGTRARQVQREPARRKNAALKIKRV
- the kif25 gene encoding kinesin-like protein KIF25 isoform X2, whose translation is MPLFINRDQIFAHQVHLLEHKLRSKEERILELETENALLHLRLAECLGKLRRDNEDILQAQKHHQHQKHVQESTQTALAKLLSEVQVLKQDLRDVSAVYVSCATELEEHSRELQMRVGTASCAPQGDAGEIQALQAQVDALQHSLQEEKERCKAERLRRKLLHNALVELRGNIRVHCRVRPVLPFDSAPGQSASGTGSTLSEEVVHAVNDDSVLVNCSKSGASAMSKMFEFERVHGPEDSQENVSDEVKPLLTSLLDGYNVCIMAYGQTGSGKTHTMIGSQTEDLMGPEGTPLQGIIPKSAAELFRLISEKPAENHTVEVSVVEVYNNEVFDLLSKDGDGGAAGVKRDVITTSTGTSEVPALTYELVCSSADVMQVLSAVLRLRARSPTLVHRDSSRSHLIVTLTVTSKSPNALALARRLQSARKDVQRSHQKEWWSPRCRRAASGRRRLDEQSASPASSPCHSPCHSPYPSPRPSIAQAPIRTKLQLVDLAGSECVGMSGVTGAALWETSCINRSLSALSDVLGALAEQRPHVPYRNSKLTHLLQDSIGGDAKLLVMLCVSPTQRFLAESLQSLGFGTRARQVQREPARRKNAALKIKRV